Below is a genomic region from Anoxybacillus flavithermus.
CCCAAAAGGATTGTATAAAAAAGCACGAAATGGAGAGATTCGCGACTTTACCGGCATCGATTCGCCATATGAACCACCGTTGTCGCCTGATGTTGTCATCGATACAGATCAATATTCAATCGAACAATGCGTTGAACAAATTATGTCTTACTTAAAAAATAAACAATGGATTTAGGTGAAAACAATGGGGAAAGTATATTTAGTCGGCGCTGGTCCGGGGGATCCTGAACTGATTACAGTAAAAGGATTAAAATGTATCCAACAAGCAGATGTCATTTTATATGACCGCCTTATTAACGAACAGCTTTTATCGTTTGCGAAACGTGATGCCGATTTAATTTATTGCGGGAAGCTGCCAAATTACCATACAATGAAGCAAGAAACGATTAATCACTTTTTAGTGAAGCACGCGAAAAAAGGGAAATTTGTTACGAGATTAAAAGGTGGCGATCCTTTTTTATTCGGGCGTGGCGGTGAAGAAGCACAAGCGCTAATCAAACACGGCATTCCTTTTGAAATCGTCCCAGGTGTCACATCCGGTATCGCTGTGCCAGCGTATGCAGGTATTCCTGTAACTCATCGTGATTTTAGCGGGAGTGTTGCATTTGTCACAGGTCATCGCCAACTCGACGCCACAGACGCCATACAATGGGAACATTTAGCAAAAGGCGTAGATACGCTCGTCATTTATATGGGTGTGAAACATCTTCCACTCATTTGCAAACAGTTACAATTATATGGGAGGAAACCTCAAACTCCTGTTGCAATCATTCAGTGGGGGACGCTCCCTCAACAAAAAACGGTTGTGGCGACATTACAAACGATTGTGGACGTTGCAAAAAAACAAGCGATTGCTAGCCCGAGTATCATTATTGTCGGGGAAGTTGTTCGACTACATGATCAATTGCAATGGTTTGAAACCATGTTAGAAGAAAAAACGGCACACGGAATGGGGTAATTAAATGAAGGCTGTTTTATATATTTGTCACGGGAGCCGATCGAAAGAAGGACAAAAAGAGGCGATCGCTTTTGTTGAACGCCTCTCTTCTTCGGTATCCATCCCTATTCAACATATATGTTTTTTAGA
It encodes:
- a CDS encoding uroporphyrinogen-III C-methyltransferase; this translates as MGKVYLVGAGPGDPELITVKGLKCIQQADVILYDRLINEQLLSFAKRDADLIYCGKLPNYHTMKQETINHFLVKHAKKGKFVTRLKGGDPFLFGRGGEEAQALIKHGIPFEIVPGVTSGIAVPAYAGIPVTHRDFSGSVAFVTGHRQLDATDAIQWEHLAKGVDTLVIYMGVKHLPLICKQLQLYGRKPQTPVAIIQWGTLPQQKTVVATLQTIVDVAKKQAIASPSIIIVGEVVRLHDQLQWFETMLEEKTAHGMG